In the genome of Silurus meridionalis isolate SWU-2019-XX chromosome 17, ASM1480568v1, whole genome shotgun sequence, the window TTTATCGTTTCGGATTTATGCTTTTTTATCTGCTCTTTTTTCTAGAAATATGATTTTTCAAAGTgtcatatattaatattagtcTGACAaatcacttacatttttttctttataacaaATAAAGACAGATTGCTTATTCTGTGACATCCCATATACATTGTTTTATACAGATTAATAAGCAGAATGCAGGAAGCCATATGAAAGGAAGAATTTCTATTCACCAAATGACCATTTCAAcattatttccaaaaaaaagtttaatcaaataaaaacagcCATACATAAAACAGTCATAAAACAGCCAAGTGAAAATAATTTGCTTTTGCTAATTTGTGATAAACCGGTATTGCTAAGAAGATCTGACACTGTATTTGGGGCATGCTAAGTGTTGTAGGACACAAACTCTCAACAGAAAATGTATGTTGTTTACAATAATTATACCACCGTGAAGTATAACAATATGCGATATAGTAATCATGCCATCTCAGTCATAGGGGATGACAGTTGCATCTATTCTAAGCCTAATAATTGTGAGACAATTGTGAGCATGAAACGATTTAGCAAAATAAAGCCTaaaaatattggctcatttatTCTATAgcaacaaaatgtaataataataataataataataataataataataattaatgagcACTAAACCAGTTGTgtcttgtttgttatttatctaTTGGTTTTAATTGTCTTAATTCATATATTTGCTTAGGCTTATtgtcctttttctctctttaattAAATGGCAATAATGTAAAAGGATAGTAATGTTAGATCCTGACCTAGGAAAGTAATTTTAGGACGATATCTTTACTAAGCACTTCTGCAAGTAGCAATGGACAAGTTTGTCTggtaaatactttaaaaaataacttttaatacCAATTTGATCATGACagtatatttcatatattaaagTGCAGTGAAAATCCTTTAACTTTAAATCAATTCAAGTTTTACACACGCAAGTCTTTATGCAGACATACATACATTGACACACATTCAGTGGCACAAGtcggatttaaaaaataaataaaatccagaattATGGGATTTCATGAAAATTAAATTTCATCTGTTCGCATGCAGCTTCGTAAATGGGGCCCATTAAATGTAATcctaaactgtaaaaaaaataaaacaactataaaataaagtaaaaatggcTAAATTGTAGACAGGCAGCtgttgtatatatgtgtggaACATCTTTAAAATACAAACTCAAAAACttttaatctttaattttttattttaatgtttgcatTTTGTTGGCAAGTTGCGGTAGGAATCCCCCACTCTCTGCATCCTTGTGGTGAGATTGTTCTTAAATGATAAACTATACAGGTATGTTCATCCTGAGTTGTACTCAGAGTTGTACTATATGAGTATAATTGTTGTGAACTAAAGCTTTTGGCaccattttttacttttttttttttttttaagaatactGAAAATTCATTTGTCAATTATGTTTATGAGCAATGTTGATTCCACTGCTGAAATCGGTTTATTAGAGAGACTTGGTATTTTCCACATCAGTTCTCACACATTTTctagcttttatatatatatatatatatatatataattttcagaGGTATCAAAAAAGTATCAAAAACATTAGACTGAATCATTTCAGTTGTTTGATATGGTTATTCCTGTACTAGAACACGTATCTCCTTCTGCTGGTCAGTGtttctgaaacatttaaaacagaaggCTAATGCACATTCCAGTTTAATCAGATTCACAAAAAGTACTACATTTTTGGTTTTACAATATAATACTCACATTTCTTAGAAACACTTGTATAATAAACCCCTCTGTTTGTTCGACAAGATCTAGTATATTTCTTTTCCCCCCGCAAGTTGAGCCAGGACACAATTATATACAAGCACAGAAATGCAGTGCCACAATACAACCAACAGAAGGAGAGAAAActtgtatataatatttcaaACTCAGAAAAAGGTGATACAAGTATGGGATGTTTTCAATGTGCAAAGCATGGTGAGACCCTAGTGATAgaaccacacacaaaaaaaattggattaTTTATTGGCTACAAAGATTCAGCAGTTTATTAATTCTCACCTTTTGTCGAAAAACCTGTGTTTAAAGAGTTTGGTGGATTCGAGGATTTCAGAGGAGTCTGGGCATTTCTGCAAATTAATTTAGACAGTGATTTGATGAACAAATTTAATGACAAGGTAGCTTTTGATCTGCAATGCATACAAAGGTTAAAGAGATTCTATATTAGGCTGAAATGATCGTTTACACAAATGTCTATCTGCCTATAAGGCTGTTCATGATCCAATTGATATAACCAGTGatttgccttttattttatttataacatagAAACATAATACTTCATAGAAATGTTGCTTCCAGGCAAGTaaagacattaaaaaatatcattataaaaaaaaaaatcagaaacatCAACTATACAGACACCAAATGTGTTTAGGCAGTGCCTCGTCTCTGCTCAGGAGCTCTAGCTCACCGTCAGTATGTGGGACATTCCGGGGCAGTAGATGCTTCAGAGCATTTAAGTCTGTCATTTTGAAATACAGTTCGTAAGTATTGAATTTTACCTCTTTCTGAACCTGTACATCCTAGTTACTGCTCTGTAATGAACTGATTTAGACATGAGTCAGAGATTGATGCAAGGTCCAAGTTTTGGCCTGTaaaatatcatgttttttttttttgagtgcacTGCTCACTCATTCGAGTTACAATAATCCAGCATGCCTTGACATCAAGGgctttattcacacacataaaaaccAGTCACTTCATCTATTCCATATTTGGACTATGtcttttcttaaaatgtttactATGAGCTAGTAGAGACTGTCTAGTTTGCTATTAGGGGGGCACATAGGGTGGTGGACACCTGTAGGCTGTCATATTCTTCGGCCGAGAGCCCCTGCCCTCTAGAGGAACTGTAAAAGGAGGGGGAGGCTGATAAGGAGGAGCACTGGGGTCATCATCACTGAAGGAGATATATTCCTCAAGGATTTGATGGACTTCTCCACAGGCTGAACTTGCATAATGGGGAGGTGACATAGGTGGCTTCTCTTCACGCAAGATTAATGGCATGCTGGAAGAGGGTGGGGATTTAGCATCATCCATCTCATCTGCGAAAATGATAGGTACTCCCTTTTTGATGAAAGTGGCCTGTTCTTCTGTGGTCAATTTTCCACGCCGTTTTTTCCGGTAGCAAACCATTGCAATGAAACCAGCTGTGAGCAGCAGGGCAGCTACGACCACAGATGGAATAACTGTGTGCAAATAGACATCATCGCTGCTGTGCCAGCCTGAGCTAGTTGACGGTGTGACTGGGGATGGCACAGGAAAAGAAATATTCTCTGGTGATACAGGAATGGAGACCTCTCCTAGTGGCAGAAATGAAAACCTTTGGCATTTGTTGGTACCACGAGCCCCAATGTTAATAGGTTTGAACTCTGGCTCCATTGCACTGTAAAAAATAGGTGTGGGATGACCTTGAGCATCTGAAATCCTCAGACACATCTCCTGAATCTGTTCTACTGGACAAGGATTTTTAGGCAAGCTGCTATTGGTCCATTCTACCACAATAGAACCGCTTGAGATATTTCTTAGAGTGACAGAACTGCAGTTGTGATCACCCAATGCAGAGGCAAGTTTCTTGCAAAATAGTATTTTCTTGTGGATATCGTCAGTCAACATTTTAAGTTCTCCTTGAAAGCGAGCAGTAAAAACAACCGGTGCTTGGTCATCAACTGGCCAATGATTTACAAGAACCTCAAAAGCATCCATGGTGCTTGAATTTTCTTTATCTATTGCTATCATTAAAAATTGATGTCTGCCAACATGGGTCTGGTCAGGAAGACCATAGAGAAGCTGACCACTGCTGTTAAATTGTATCCAAAAGCCCTGATCAAGTGGCTGGTAGAGATTCTGTTGCAATGATAGCTGTAACATTTCTGTGTTTCCATCTTCCTGATCAAAGAATGTATTAGCTGGAATCTTCACCTCAAAGTATGTCCCAACCCAAACTttcacttcaccaatggagttaTGTAACTGAGGCTTTTGGTTTGTCACTGGACTGCTGGAAGATGCATCTGTAGTTTTTGGCTCTTTAGGCATCGGTGTGTTCTTTGCTTTCTTACCCTTTCTCGAGGTGGAGATCTTGGGTCTGCGAGTTGTTGGAGGAGTAACAGAGGCAGTAGGCTCCACATAACCAGGGCGAGTCAGTGTCGGTTGCAGGGTAAGAGTGCTAGTACTGCCCAGGACTTGAGTGGGTAGTGGCTGGCTCAGGACAGGTGTGTAAGCTATCTGATCCCGCATACGGATGGTAGGTTTAACTGGTAAAGGCAAAGGACCACGAGCAGGATTTACCAACAGGTTAGTAGAGGGAGCAATAAAAGGTGAAGCCGGAGCAGGCACAATACGCTCTGCGGGAACTAAGTGAGTGGTTGGAGGAAACTGGGAAGGCACAGGTGTTGGAGTGTTATGGACCTGTCTTCTGATTCGCTTGACCACCTGAGGTTTCTTATTGACAATGTACCAGCCAACCACCGGGTAACCCAGTAGAGTTGACATAGTGCCATCTTTTGCTGGCACCTGGACCCCACTAATATCAGGCAGGTTGCTTTGGTCAAGTGCACAACCCAGTTTCCATGATAACAGAGCACCGTTCTCCACCACCTTCTTTGCGTTGCCTGGTCCAGCCATAAAAGCGGTCATATCAAAAAAACGGTTGTTGATAACTGGCTTGACGCGCATTCGCTCTGGTGGCTCGTTAGCAAAAAGAGTCATTTTCTGCAGCAGCACCAGTCGCTCCCTGGAGTTCATCTTTGTGAGGTCAGCATCCAGGATTATAGTTAGCACAGTGGCTGGCTGGTACCTTGAACAAATACACAGATTTGTTTCATTAAACTGTGTCTGAAGTGCCAACGGAAGAGATTCTATGTCCTGTTGATCCTCTGAGTGTACTGTGATAATGAAGACATCCGGTTGCCGGGCATTGGTGTAAGAGCTACTGCTTAGTTTGGTTCCACTGAGAAGTAGGTGACTGTGAATGCTGCCGTCATGACTTTGTAAGGCTTCTGAAGACAAGCTGAAACGATACAGACCTTTATCCCCCTCTAGTGGTAGACCTTGAAGAAGACATAGCTGACTGTCCCAATAAAGCCACTCGGGGAATGCGGCACTGCCAATGCCAGACAACTGTtaagagaaagaacaaaaaaaggacaaaatgaaaaacatatattcatttaaatacagtattttgCTCTTCAATGTTCTTTTTAATTCTCAGTACAGTTAAATTAGACTAagattttcaaataaaactatttaaatgaatgatttatatgctataaaacattattttggggttgtttctgtgagtgcagaattattagtgCCCATATTTCTGTGATTACTGTGATTAGGCACACAGTAAAACAGCATTATACatgttctgtgttttatt includes:
- the LOC124400463 gene encoding dystroglycan 1-like: MSHQICIMQSVWGLLLLCPMSWTSEPIVMELEASMHSTLLSDVQASISRVSTVSDSVAVVGQMFRMRIPLVSEDCSAIDILSGIGSAAFPEWLYWDSQLCLLQGLPLEGDKGLYRFSLSSEALQSHDGSIHSHLLLSGTKLSSSSYTNARQPDVFIITVHSEDQQDIESLPLALQTQFNETNLCICSRYQPATVLTIILDADLTKMNSRERLVLLQKMTLFANEPPERMRVKPVINNRFFDMTAFMAGPGNAKKVVENGALLSWKLGCALDQSNLPDISGVQVPAKDGTMSTLLGYPVVGWYIVNKKPQVVKRIRRQVHNTPTPVPSQFPPTTHLVPAERIVPAPASPFIAPSTNLLVNPARGPLPLPVKPTIRMRDQIAYTPVLSQPLPTQVLGSTSTLTLQPTLTRPGYVEPTASVTPPTTRRPKISTSRKGKKAKNTPMPKEPKTTDASSSSPVTNQKPQLHNSIGEVKVWVGTYFEVKIPANTFFDQEDGNTEMLQLSLQQNLYQPLDQGFWIQFNSSGQLLYGLPDQTHVGRHQFLMIAIDKENSSTMDAFEVLVNHWPVDDQAPVVFTARFQGELKMLTDDIHKKILFCKKLASALGDHNCSSVTLRNISSGSIVVEWTNSSLPKNPCPVEQIQEMCLRISDAQGHPTPIFYSAMEPEFKPINIGARGTNKCQRFSFLPLGEVSIPVSPENISFPVPSPVTPSTSSGWHSSDDVYLHTVIPSVVVAALLLTAGFIAMVCYRKKRRGKLTTEEQATFIKKGVPIIFADEMDDAKSPPSSSMPLILREEKPPMSPPHYASSACGEVHQILEEYISFSDDDPSAPPYQPPPPFTVPLEGRGSRPKNMTAYRCPPPYVPP